The genomic segment AATGGACGGTCTCCGGCTATGAATGGGTCGGCTTTAGCAATTACGAAACGGTGTTCAGCGACGCATTTTTTTGGAAATCGCTAGGGATTACCGGTATTTTTACGGTCATTACCGTAGCGGCCGGTTTGATGTTGTCGCTGGCCGCAGCCTTTGCGATCGACCCGTTCAAGGAAAAGACGCAAAATGTGTTCAAGGCGGCATTCTACTTGCCAAGCGTGGCACCGATTGTCATCGTATCGATCATCTGGCTGTGGCTGTATCATCCGTCCTTCGGCTTGCTGAATTATTTGCTGGATTTGGCCGGATTGAAGCCGGTGTTGTGGCTGGGTGACCCGCAAGTGGCGCTGTTCTCGATTATCCTGATGACGGTAGCGGTGTCGCAAGGGCCGAACATTCTGATTTTGGTCACGTCTCTCGGCGGCATTCCGAAAGATTATCAGGAAGCGGCCCGGATGGATGGCGCCAGCCTGTGGCAAGAAATCGTTCACATCAAGCTGCCCATGCTGAAGCCGACGATGACTTATCTGGTCGTCGTCAACACTGTAGGGTCGTTTCAAGTATTCGCACCGGTCTATATGCTGACTTCCGGAGGGCCCAATCGGGCCACGACGACGATCGGCTTTCTGATTTACGAGAACGCGTTTAAAAAATTCGACTTTGGCATCGCTTCGGCCCAAGCCATCGTGCTGCTCGCCATCGTGATGATTGTCGCCATTTTTCAATTCCGCACGATGGCAGGCGATTTGGAGTATTAGGGACCGATTCGAAAACGCGGACGAGAAGGGGAGGGGATGGGATGGCCATCCGGCGAATCGACGGATTGCGATTAATCGGTTTCATCGTGCTAAGCTTGGCCGCGGTCACGCTGCTGTTCCCGTTCTATTGGATGGCGCTGCAGTCTTTCAAGCCTCCG from the Cohnella hashimotonis genome contains:
- a CDS encoding carbohydrate ABC transporter permease, with protein sequence MYRLRKALPGYLFLLPSCALFAVFMFTPIFRGLQLSFQQWTVSGYEWVGFSNYETVFSDAFFWKSLGITGIFTVITVAAGLMLSLAAAFAIDPFKEKTQNVFKAAFYLPSVAPIVIVSIIWLWLYHPSFGLLNYLLDLAGLKPVLWLGDPQVALFSIILMTVAVSQGPNILILVTSLGGIPKDYQEAARMDGASLWQEIVHIKLPMLKPTMTYLVVVNTVGSFQVFAPVYMLTSGGPNRATTTIGFLIYENAFKKFDFGIASAQAIVLLAIVMIVAIFQFRTMAGDLEY